The following coding sequences are from one Trueperaceae bacterium window:
- a CDS encoding peptidoglycan DD-metalloendopeptidase family protein produces MTPGAARPRGVRAAARAGALAAVLAALLALAGGGTAQVDTTLRDALEAQAGEYEALLEERRAEVAALEARLGATREDLQARVAERDAISARIADLAAQERALEADVAALEAEVAATEREIAEGEADLDALRTRIRALLVNLHRDRAGRGARSLATADSLHDLRVTNALLDRLSRQDVALVRDVDTRIEALETARAQLETDLADLAGARERLAATRIEQQDRRAELQAVIEDLNATQEGQEAQRVALLLAQDQLESDLASIEARLQEEIARLEAEEARLRREAAAADDARRAALEAEAEQTRERIDALTSPQEPNPAGFVGPLDGGRLVGRYGEGNQSFVALRAQEAGAAVYAVQGGVVIAAQSIGANDGFMVAVRHDPELTTVYTNLRPPPVQVGDRVQRGEVIGRLGGGTLPPPDVLRLYARVRQGGGEAFVDPLPLLGL; encoded by the coding sequence GTGACGCCGGGCGCCGCCCGCCCCCGCGGCGTGCGCGCCGCCGCCCGGGCCGGCGCGCTCGCCGCCGTGCTCGCCGCCCTGCTGGCGCTGGCCGGCGGGGGGACGGCGCAGGTCGACACGACGCTCCGCGACGCGCTCGAGGCGCAGGCCGGCGAGTACGAGGCCCTCCTCGAGGAACGCCGCGCCGAGGTCGCCGCCCTCGAGGCGCGCCTCGGGGCGACCCGCGAGGACCTGCAGGCCCGCGTCGCGGAACGCGACGCGATCAGCGCGCGCATCGCCGACCTCGCCGCGCAGGAGCGCGCGTTGGAGGCGGACGTCGCCGCCCTGGAGGCGGAGGTCGCGGCGACCGAACGCGAGATCGCCGAGGGCGAAGCGGACCTCGATGCGCTCCGGACCCGCATCCGGGCGTTGCTCGTCAACCTCCATCGCGACCGCGCCGGGCGCGGCGCGCGGTCGCTCGCGACGGCGGACAGCCTCCACGACCTGCGGGTCACGAACGCCCTCCTCGACCGCCTCTCGCGCCAGGACGTGGCGCTCGTGCGCGACGTCGATACCCGCATCGAGGCGCTCGAGACGGCCCGCGCGCAGCTCGAGACCGACCTCGCCGACCTCGCTGGCGCCCGCGAGCGGTTGGCCGCCACCCGCATCGAGCAGCAGGACCGCCGCGCCGAGCTGCAGGCGGTCATCGAGGACCTGAACGCGACGCAGGAGGGGCAGGAGGCGCAACGCGTCGCGCTGCTGCTGGCGCAGGACCAACTGGAGTCGGACCTGGCCAGCATCGAGGCGCGCCTGCAGGAGGAGATCGCGCGCCTCGAGGCGGAGGAGGCGCGCCTGCGCCGGGAGGCGGCGGCCGCCGACGACGCGCGCCGCGCGGCGCTCGAGGCGGAGGCCGAGCAAACCCGTGAGCGCATCGACGCCCTGACGTCCCCACAAGAACCCAACCCGGCGGGGTTCGTCGGGCCGCTCGACGGGGGCCGGCTCGTGGGGCGCTACGGCGAAGGGAACCAGTCGTTCGTCGCCCTCCGCGCGCAGGAGGCCGGCGCGGCGGTGTACGCCGTGCAGGGCGGCGTCGTGATCGCCGCGCAATCGATCGGTGCGAACGACGGCTTCATGGTCGCCGTCCGCCACGACCCGGAGTTGACGACGGTGTACACGAACCTCCGCCCACCCCCGGTCCAGGTCGGCGACCGCGTCCAGCGTGGCGAAGTGATCGGCCGCCTGGGGGGCGGGACGCTGCCGCCCCCCGACGTGCTGCGCCTGTACGCCCGGGTGCGGCAGGGGGGCGGCGAGGCGTTCGTCGATCCGTTGCCCCTGCTCGGGCTGTGA